A part of Halobacillus shinanisalinarum genomic DNA contains:
- the dapA gene encoding 4-hydroxy-tetrahydrodipicolinate synthase: MKQLKGAFPVLITPMNEHGEINFSGLKQNIEHFINQGVAGIVVNGSTGEFVSLTQEERFKVTETAVAQVNGRIPLIVGTAAETTADAITYTKQAEDAGADAALLINSYYAHPKDEEIYEHFKTVAESVSLPIMIYNNPFTSGVDIGQGTILKVARDVNNITHIKESSGEIRKVRDITRQGKGFLQTFCGADDLVLESLLVGATGWISVAGNIAPQLATDLFNCVQEGHYEKAWDLYDRILPLCNFLEGSGKYVQIVKRAMDLQGLAGGPSRKPRLSLTEEEDATLQEILNSMFAFEK; the protein is encoded by the coding sequence ATGAAACAACTAAAAGGCGCATTTCCGGTTCTTATCACACCGATGAATGAACATGGTGAGATTAATTTTAGTGGGTTAAAGCAAAATATTGAGCATTTTATTAATCAGGGTGTAGCGGGCATTGTTGTGAATGGAAGTACCGGGGAGTTTGTTAGTTTAACGCAAGAAGAAAGATTTAAAGTTACTGAAACAGCAGTTGCGCAAGTTAATGGGCGTATTCCATTGATTGTAGGTACGGCTGCTGAAACAACAGCGGATGCTATAACTTATACCAAACAGGCCGAGGACGCAGGGGCTGATGCAGCGCTTTTGATCAATTCTTATTATGCACACCCAAAAGATGAGGAGATTTATGAACATTTTAAAACAGTTGCCGAATCTGTAAGTCTACCCATCATGATCTATAATAATCCATTTACTTCAGGAGTGGATATTGGTCAGGGCACGATCTTGAAGGTAGCTCGTGATGTTAACAATATTACACACATCAAAGAATCCAGTGGGGAAATTCGTAAAGTACGTGATATTACTAGACAAGGGAAAGGTTTCTTACAAACCTTTTGTGGTGCAGACGATCTCGTATTGGAATCCCTTTTAGTAGGAGCAACCGGCTGGATTTCAGTCGCAGGCAATATTGCGCCACAATTAGCAACAGATTTATTTAATTGTGTACAAGAAGGTCACTACGAGAAAGCATGGGATCTGTATGATAGAATCCTTCCGCTATGTAACTTTCTTGAAGGATCAGGAAAATATGTTCAAATTGTCAAACGGGCTATGGATCTGCAAGGGTTGGCAGGTGGACCTTCTCGTAAGCCAAGACTTTCACTAACAGAAGAAGAAGATGCCACTTTACAAGAAATTTTGAACAGCATGTTTGCCTTTGAAAAGTAA
- a CDS encoding proline racemase family protein — protein sequence MNVEKMFTTIDTHVAGEAFRMIVHSSITLKEDRVELNGALLEKKFVREKELLLNEPRGHRGINGCMVIPSKIADYGLLFITQENEAPFKYSGLVASITALLETGNLPAKENNLYDIETIHGIQTVCATYENQEVHNVRLQSGECRVVETTEDYRAVEIDHLRRYFIFDLPELIPSIKMENLSSIMKWGRQTTEKMGHKRFLFDGMIMMEPISENEVRSVTFEKDGNLLRSPGMDSTFAIFTLLRNGTKLTNQSIFASKLTAHLLDGTNKSYSVETQGFVTGVHQFIYDQEDPLKNGFLLK from the coding sequence GTGAATGTTGAGAAAATGTTTACCACCATTGATACGCATGTTGCGGGAGAAGCATTCAGAATGATTGTACACTCTTCAATAACCTTAAAGGAAGATCGTGTTGAATTAAATGGTGCTTTGTTAGAGAAGAAATTTGTTCGCGAGAAGGAATTATTATTAAATGAGCCCCGCGGACATCGAGGAATAAATGGATGCATGGTAATCCCTTCAAAAATAGCTGATTATGGTTTGTTATTTATCACCCAAGAAAATGAGGCTCCATTCAAATATAGTGGGTTAGTTGCATCTATAACAGCCTTATTGGAAACAGGAAACTTGCCAGCAAAGGAAAATAACCTCTATGACATTGAAACCATCCATGGGATCCAAACCGTTTGTGCCACATACGAAAATCAAGAGGTTCATAACGTTCGCTTACAGAGTGGAGAATGCCGGGTTGTTGAAACGACGGAAGATTATAGAGCGGTAGAAATAGATCATTTGCGACGTTATTTCATTTTTGATTTACCTGAATTAATCCCTAGCATTAAAATGGAGAATTTATCATCGATCATGAAGTGGGGAAGGCAGACGACAGAAAAAATGGGTCATAAACGTTTTCTATTTGATGGCATGATCATGATGGAACCTATTAGTGAAAATGAAGTTCGTTCTGTGACATTTGAAAAGGATGGAAATCTGCTGCGGTCTCCTGGCATGGACAGTACGTTTGCCATTTTTACACTGTTAAGAAATGGGACAAAGCTTACCAATCAAAGTATTTTTGCGAGTAAGTTAACGGCACATTTACTAGATGGAACAAATAAAAGCTATTCTGTGGAAACGCAGGGGTTTGTAACAGGGGTGCATCAATTTATCTATGATCAGGAGGATCCATTGAAAAACGGTTTCCTATTAAAATGA
- a CDS encoding proline racemase family protein produces MNFQRLFTTIDTHTGGNPTRTVLSGLPVLKGDTMSEKMLYMKEHYDWIRKFLMNEPRGHDVMSGALMVNPCHPEADIGVIYIETGGYLPMCGHDTIGFCTALVEAGLIEITEPYTTINLDTPAGLVKVKVNVKNGKAKEVTFANVPSFLLKTIEIAVENMGHVQCDIAYGGNFYGIIDARKLGLNLSTENASTIVEQGITIRNAINASEEVAHPEHPFIKGLTHIEFFTDPGHSEADLKNTVVVPPGGIDRSPCGTGTSAKLAAMFSKNQIGKDEWFVYESIVGTLFKARILEVTAIENYEAVIPEVTGSAWVMGMHRFFYNDKDPLREGFLLIPPMEGH; encoded by the coding sequence ATGAATTTCCAACGGCTGTTTACAACCATTGATACACATACCGGCGGAAACCCAACAAGAACTGTTTTAAGCGGTCTTCCTGTGCTGAAAGGCGATACGATGTCTGAAAAGATGCTATACATGAAGGAGCATTATGATTGGATAAGAAAGTTCCTGATGAATGAACCAAGAGGGCACGATGTCATGTCCGGAGCTTTAATGGTCAACCCTTGTCATCCTGAGGCAGATATAGGTGTCATTTATATTGAGACAGGCGGCTATTTGCCGATGTGCGGTCATGATACGATCGGCTTTTGCACGGCTCTTGTTGAAGCGGGACTCATTGAAATAACCGAGCCCTATACAACCATTAATTTGGATACGCCAGCTGGTTTGGTCAAAGTAAAGGTTAATGTTAAAAATGGAAAAGCAAAAGAAGTTACTTTCGCCAATGTACCTTCTTTTCTACTAAAAACAATTGAAATCGCTGTAGAGAATATGGGCCATGTCCAATGCGATATTGCTTATGGTGGTAACTTTTACGGAATTATTGATGCCCGTAAACTAGGGTTGAATTTGAGTACAGAGAATGCGTCAACTATTGTTGAACAGGGCATTACGATTCGAAATGCTATCAATGCTTCAGAAGAAGTGGCTCACCCTGAACACCCATTTATTAAAGGGCTTACACATATTGAATTTTTTACCGATCCGGGCCATTCTGAAGCAGATCTTAAAAATACAGTTGTGGTTCCGCCTGGTGGCATTGATCGTTCGCCGTGTGGCACAGGGACCTCTGCCAAACTTGCTGCCATGTTTAGTAAAAATCAGATAGGAAAAGATGAATGGTTTGTCTATGAAAGCATCGTCGGTACGCTGTTTAAAGCTAGGATTTTGGAAGTTACAGCTATTGAGAATTATGAAGCGGTGATCCCGGAAGTGACGGGTTCAGCTTGGGTTATGGGGATGCATCGCTTTTTCTATAACGACAAAGATCCATTAAGAGAAGGATTTTTATTGATTCCACCGATGGAAGGTCATTAG
- a CDS encoding NAD(P)/FAD-dependent oxidoreductase, with amino-acid sequence MKHATHRDVVIIGGGIMGAAISYYCSKAGLDITVLEKKELASGTSSKCDGNILAIDKDPGFDSQMSLKSQQLVHQLSKELDLSFEYRNPGSILVCENDRELEAAQKWVQQQQNAGLDFRMLDRADLRNESRYFADDLYGGLECKTDSTVNPYMLTYSMFYSAQKNGAKIHTHTEVKNVYKDSANEFVIETTNGVFTANKVVNACGVWAPYIGEMLGVDIPIKPRKGQLIVASRQQPVGLRKVMEFGYLISKFGGERVVGPEMEKYGVALVFEPTESQNFLIGSSREFNGFDTKVSHEVTRNIAKRAVRFYPEMADMTVIRTYAGLRPWTEDHLPIVSHVDEVPGFYVAAGHEGDGISLAAITGKMIEEMISGKEPSIPIEPLRHDRFKERVKS; translated from the coding sequence ATGAAACATGCAACCCACCGAGATGTTGTCATAATTGGCGGCGGCATAATGGGAGCGGCCATTTCCTACTATTGTTCGAAAGCGGGATTGGATATAACGGTTCTTGAAAAAAAAGAGCTGGCAAGCGGAACGTCGTCTAAATGTGATGGCAATATTTTGGCGATTGATAAAGATCCTGGTTTTGATAGTCAAATGTCATTAAAAAGCCAACAACTAGTACATCAACTAAGTAAAGAACTTGACCTCTCATTTGAATACCGCAATCCGGGCAGTATTCTTGTTTGTGAAAATGATCGTGAATTGGAAGCGGCGCAAAAGTGGGTGCAACAGCAGCAAAATGCTGGTCTTGACTTTAGGATGCTTGACCGCGCGGACTTACGAAATGAATCGAGATATTTTGCTGATGATCTGTATGGTGGATTGGAGTGTAAAACGGATTCAACGGTTAACCCGTATATGTTGACCTATTCGATGTTTTACAGTGCTCAAAAAAATGGGGCGAAAATTCATACGCATACAGAAGTCAAGAATGTGTACAAGGATTCAGCAAATGAATTTGTAATCGAAACAACCAATGGAGTGTTTACAGCTAATAAGGTTGTCAATGCATGCGGGGTGTGGGCTCCCTATATTGGTGAAATGCTGGGCGTCGATATCCCGATTAAACCTAGAAAGGGGCAACTAATCGTCGCTTCTAGACAACAGCCAGTCGGATTGAGAAAAGTCATGGAATTTGGTTATCTCATTTCAAAGTTTGGTGGGGAGCGGGTAGTGGGTCCGGAAATGGAGAAATACGGAGTTGCCTTAGTATTCGAGCCGACAGAAAGTCAAAATTTCTTAATCGGGAGCAGCAGGGAGTTTAATGGATTTGATACCAAAGTAAGTCATGAAGTTACAAGAAATATCGCTAAAAGAGCTGTACGTTTTTACCCTGAAATGGCGGATATGACTGTGATCCGGACATACGCTGGTTTGCGGCCGTGGACAGAAGATCATCTTCCTATCGTTTCCCATGTTGATGAAGTGCCAGGATTCTATGTAGCTGCTGGTCATGAAGGGGACGGAATCAGCTTGGCGGCGATAACCGGAAAAATGATAGAAGAGATGATATCCGGAAAGGAACCATCTATACCGATTGAACCATTACGTCATGACCGTTTTAAGGAGAGGGTGAAGAGTTGA
- a CDS encoding sigma-54 interaction domain-containing protein produces MLSIFSDLKQFINTDALVLNKKDLTKKEMYPLVKANHPRKVFIINEENIHHIRFSEQTNQFFHLTCCEVSANEKISSLIDRLKDYELLIVKDKKGNILGYVDSSELCIKLFTAYQHLQAYISTILDTTEESCTVIDSDESVIGWTKGAEQIFSFKQEEIVGKPITEFFHNNLLEILKTLKDGTSVHHRQHKARENQVVLINSNPVYFNDAIIGAVVSETDITSQIKLNKELYHATEKIFRLEKEVNKLTSTEDPFIKIRGSSTALKKTIKKMKKAASTNTNILIHGESGVGKELFAKAVHNIREREEAPFVAINCGAIPSSLFESEIFGYEKGAFSGADQKGKKGKAQLAKGGTLFLDEIGEMPLEMQVKILRLLQEKRFYPVGGTKEIEVDFRVVAATNRDLKGLIHDGQFREDLYYRLNVVSIEVPPLRKRPEDIIELTHYFLHEISIKYNRPIHGISQTVMQALLRHEWYGNIRELKNVIERLVVFSEDGEIKVDDIPFETAKPQAAIPHSRTLSRDDDRSLSKRLQEVEKEIILKELKKVNGNKLSCAQNLQITRATLYNRLNKLDIKT; encoded by the coding sequence ATGCTTTCGATTTTTTCAGACTTAAAACAATTTATAAATACAGATGCCCTTGTCCTTAACAAGAAAGACTTGACCAAAAAGGAAATGTATCCTCTAGTAAAGGCCAATCATCCTAGAAAAGTTTTTATCATAAACGAAGAAAACATCCACCATATCAGATTTTCCGAACAGACCAACCAGTTCTTTCATCTGACATGCTGTGAAGTTTCTGCTAATGAAAAAATTTCTAGTCTTATAGACAGATTAAAAGACTATGAACTACTGATTGTTAAGGACAAAAAGGGAAATATTCTTGGTTATGTAGATTCCAGCGAGTTATGTATAAAATTATTTACCGCCTATCAGCATCTGCAGGCATACATTTCTACTATTCTGGATACAACAGAAGAATCATGCACAGTCATTGACAGTGATGAAAGTGTCATTGGATGGACAAAAGGTGCGGAACAAATCTTCTCCTTCAAACAGGAAGAAATCGTCGGGAAACCCATTACTGAGTTTTTCCATAACAATCTGTTGGAGATATTAAAAACATTGAAGGACGGTACTTCAGTCCATCATAGACAACATAAAGCAAGAGAAAATCAGGTAGTGTTAATTAACTCAAACCCGGTTTACTTTAATGACGCAATTATTGGAGCCGTTGTATCAGAAACCGACATCACGAGCCAAATCAAATTAAACAAAGAACTGTATCACGCGACGGAAAAGATCTTTCGTTTAGAAAAAGAAGTGAATAAATTAACTTCTACAGAGGATCCTTTTATCAAAATAAGAGGAAGCAGCACAGCCTTAAAGAAGACCATCAAAAAAATGAAAAAGGCCGCTTCTACGAATACGAATATTCTCATTCACGGGGAAAGCGGTGTAGGGAAGGAACTTTTCGCAAAGGCTGTACACAATATACGTGAAAGAGAAGAGGCACCGTTTGTAGCCATCAACTGCGGGGCGATACCATCGTCACTTTTTGAGAGTGAAATCTTTGGGTATGAGAAAGGTGCTTTTTCAGGAGCAGATCAAAAAGGCAAAAAAGGGAAAGCACAACTAGCTAAAGGTGGAACATTATTTTTAGACGAGATTGGCGAAATGCCACTCGAGATGCAAGTAAAAATATTAAGACTGCTTCAAGAAAAGAGATTTTATCCTGTAGGTGGAACCAAAGAAATAGAAGTAGACTTTAGAGTAGTCGCAGCAACAAACCGTGATTTAAAAGGACTTATACATGATGGTCAGTTCAGAGAAGACCTGTATTATCGGTTAAATGTCGTAAGTATAGAAGTTCCCCCACTGAGAAAACGTCCGGAAGATATCATAGAATTAACGCACTACTTCCTTCACGAAATTTCCATAAAGTACAACCGACCCATCCATGGAATATCGCAAACCGTGATGCAAGCACTTCTTCGCCATGAATGGTATGGAAACATTAGGGAGCTTAAAAATGTGATCGAACGACTCGTTGTTTTTTCAGAAGACGGAGAAATAAAAGTGGATGATATACCTTTCGAAACGGCTAAACCACAAGCAGCCATCCCCCATTCCCGGACACTCTCAAGAGACGACGATCGTTCATTAAGCAAGAGGCTTCAAGAAGTAGAGAAAGAGATCATTCTTAAAGAATTGAAAAAGGTAAACGGAAATAAATTATCGTGTGCCCAAAACCTTCAGATTACAAGAGCAACCCTATATAACCGATTAAATAAACTGGATATTAAAACCTGA
- a CDS encoding (2Fe-2S)-binding protein: MMVCRCEEVTYKDLMETAAKYNCSARELKLRTRAGMGYCGGRTCRSMVDKMASNAESQKRTQITLKYQPPIRPIRFEDLGGKKNEPSHLRTPCTRKIKRK, from the coding sequence ATGATGGTTTGCAGATGTGAAGAAGTTACTTACAAAGATCTCATGGAAACAGCTGCCAAATACAATTGCTCCGCTAGAGAACTAAAACTTAGAACTAGAGCAGGCATGGGTTACTGCGGTGGCAGAACGTGTCGAAGTATGGTAGACAAGATGGCTTCAAATGCGGAAAGCCAAAAGCGCACCCAAATCACTTTAAAATATCAACCGCCTATACGTCCGATTCGTTTCGAGGATTTAGGGGGCAAGAAAAATGAACCGTCGCATCTTAGAACACCCTGTACTCGGAAAATTAAACGAAAATGA
- a CDS encoding NAD(P)/FAD-dependent oxidoreductase, whose protein sequence is MNDVIIIGAGPAGLSAAITCANKGLDVLIIDEYLKPGGRLLGQLYEEPDGTWWNGIHESAKLYEESLNKGVQFLMNIPVNNIERIQEDWVIYTEDATFYTRHLLLATGAAESPVPVTGWTLPGVMSVGAAQVMTNVHRVKPGEKGVIIGVNVLSAAIAMELKLAGIDVACLTLPKNNQLTEEAAQPRNVMESLLHVSHMAPSPLVRMGSKFMKNKLMKKLGITFYPKKGVKMWDIPIQLRKAVINIYGNGQVEGVTLATIDTNGEVLKGSEEHIACDFVCIAGGLYPLTELAAVAGCPFYLIEELGGYVPLHNTRMETTVSGLYVAGNITGIEGAKVAVAQGVTAGLSIAKNSGVKDLEYEVKQSIQSIESTRKNAYIQFHPDVAKGKRILQEQWEEYKASAEKLPL, encoded by the coding sequence ATGAATGATGTGATTATTATCGGAGCGGGGCCTGCAGGATTATCAGCAGCCATTACCTGTGCGAACAAGGGATTAGACGTATTGATCATTGATGAATACTTAAAGCCAGGTGGAAGGCTGCTTGGACAACTTTATGAAGAACCGGATGGAACATGGTGGAATGGGATCCATGAGTCAGCTAAGTTATATGAAGAATCGCTAAATAAAGGTGTGCAATTCCTTATGAACATACCTGTAAACAACATCGAAAGAATCCAGGAAGATTGGGTTATTTATACAGAAGACGCTACATTCTATACAAGGCATTTATTATTGGCAACGGGTGCTGCAGAATCACCTGTTCCCGTGACAGGATGGACTTTACCTGGCGTGATGTCCGTTGGGGCCGCACAAGTCATGACAAATGTACACCGTGTAAAACCGGGTGAAAAAGGCGTCATTATTGGCGTCAATGTTCTCTCCGCCGCCATTGCTATGGAATTGAAACTTGCTGGAATTGACGTGGCTTGTCTTACATTGCCAAAGAACAATCAACTAACTGAAGAAGCGGCACAGCCCAGAAATGTCATGGAGTCCCTTCTTCATGTATCCCATATGGCACCATCTCCCCTTGTACGTATGGGCAGTAAGTTCATGAAAAATAAATTGATGAAAAAATTAGGGATCACCTTCTACCCTAAAAAAGGAGTAAAGATGTGGGATATTCCAATCCAGCTTAGAAAAGCAGTTATTAATATATATGGGAATGGTCAAGTAGAAGGAGTAACTCTGGCTACAATTGATACGAACGGGGAAGTCTTAAAAGGAAGCGAAGAACATATAGCCTGTGATTTCGTATGCATCGCTGGCGGTCTATATCCTCTAACAGAGTTAGCTGCAGTTGCTGGCTGTCCATTTTATTTGATTGAAGAATTGGGAGGTTATGTTCCTTTACACAATACACGTATGGAAACGACAGTAAGTGGATTATACGTTGCCGGTAATATTACTGGCATTGAAGGCGCAAAGGTTGCTGTAGCTCAAGGGGTTACAGCAGGGTTATCGATAGCGAAGAATTCAGGGGTAAAGGATTTGGAATACGAGGTCAAGCAGTCCATTCAGTCTATTGAAAGCACGAGAAAAAACGCTTACATTCAATTTCATCCTGACGTGGCGAAGGGGAAAAGGATTTTACAGGAGCAATGGGAAGAATATAAGGCTTCTGCCGAAAAGTTACCTCTCTAA
- a CDS encoding SDR family NAD(P)-dependent oxidoreductase — translation MKTAIVLGATGGTGQVIVSELLERQIEVIAFGRSENKLKTLMEEHDFDQRLSYKLGDIFDYQTIVDAARDADVIFQCANVKYQEMEEKLHLLGESVMKAADILGKKIVIVDGIYVYGHQIAKGDENHPQQPHTKKGELRVEFEKLIFSNKWEDAKALIVRLPDYYGVTSQNSYLQPTLEGMASQKVTIFIGNLVTPREYVYLPDAAKMIVNIAEKDDAYGENWNIPGAGLISGNEITQIARKVTGNRKMVIPLNKSAIRLIGLFDPFMREVVEIMYLTKEGFVLSGEKYEKRIGPVPATPFQKGLEETLRLLMHNKN, via the coding sequence ATGAAAACTGCGATTGTATTAGGGGCAACCGGTGGAACGGGTCAGGTTATCGTTTCAGAATTACTGGAGAGGCAGATAGAAGTCATTGCTTTCGGGCGTTCCGAAAATAAATTGAAAACATTAATGGAGGAGCACGATTTTGATCAACGTTTGTCATACAAACTGGGTGATATATTTGATTACCAAACTATTGTTGACGCAGCAAGAGACGCGGATGTTATATTCCAATGTGCCAACGTTAAATATCAAGAGATGGAGGAAAAACTCCATTTGCTTGGAGAAAGTGTAATGAAAGCAGCAGATATTCTGGGGAAGAAGATTGTTATTGTAGATGGTATATATGTTTACGGACATCAAATTGCAAAGGGCGATGAAAATCATCCACAACAGCCACACACGAAAAAAGGTGAGTTACGAGTAGAATTTGAGAAATTAATATTTAGTAATAAATGGGAGGATGCAAAAGCATTAATTGTAAGGCTGCCGGATTATTATGGTGTGACTTCACAGAATTCCTATTTACAGCCCACTTTGGAAGGGATGGCTTCTCAGAAAGTTACCATTTTTATTGGGAATTTAGTAACACCACGGGAATATGTATATTTACCAGATGCAGCTAAGATGATTGTAAATATAGCAGAAAAAGACGATGCTTATGGAGAAAATTGGAATATACCTGGAGCAGGATTGATATCAGGTAATGAAATTACCCAGATAGCTCGTAAGGTAACTGGAAATCGAAAGATGGTCATCCCTTTAAATAAAAGTGCTATTCGTTTAATTGGGTTGTTTGACCCGTTTATGAGGGAAGTGGTTGAAATTATGTACCTCACTAAAGAAGGGTTTGTTTTGAGTGGGGAAAAATATGAAAAACGTATCGGCCCCGTACCAGCAACTCCCTTCCAAAAAGGCCTTGAAGAAACGTTACGACTTTTAATGCATAATAAGAATTAG
- a CDS encoding TetR/AcrR family transcriptional regulator translates to MVRPKKGNRKEDILEAGLEVFAKRGYYNTTTALIAEKAGISQPYVFKFFKTKEELFIAALDRAFERIIQTFENVEASQDHLVTKMIDAYEELSESNPNEIALQVIGFSVTEEAIQQSIRKGLSRIRSYTLERFQSAGIPNADREVTTFLARGILCNISFFIDLPELIDGEQSR, encoded by the coding sequence ATGGTTAGACCAAAAAAGGGAAATCGTAAGGAAGATATTCTAGAGGCGGGGTTGGAAGTTTTTGCGAAAAGAGGTTATTATAATACAACTACTGCACTCATTGCAGAAAAAGCCGGCATATCTCAACCTTATGTCTTTAAATTCTTTAAAACAAAAGAAGAGTTGTTTATCGCAGCTTTAGATAGAGCATTTGAACGAATCATTCAAACTTTTGAAAATGTAGAGGCTAGCCAAGACCATCTGGTCACCAAAATGATTGACGCATATGAAGAGTTGTCTGAATCAAATCCTAATGAAATTGCGTTACAGGTTATAGGTTTTTCAGTGACGGAAGAAGCAATACAACAATCTATAAGGAAAGGATTGTCACGTATTAGAAGTTATACACTGGAAAGGTTTCAATCGGCAGGAATTCCAAATGCGGATAGAGAAGTCACGACCTTTTTGGCAAGGGGGATACTCTGTAATATTTCCTTTTTCATAGATTTACCTGAGCTTATTGACGGTGAACAAAGCCGATGA
- a CDS encoding DinB family protein, with translation MRPRPLSIENPEYDRYVSLVPDGDIEEILSKQRTKTITLLSSISEESARKAYAPGKWTLKEVIGHMADSERVMSYRMLAIARNESAPLPAMDQDQYVSAANFNKLSWEQLLAGLDTVRSNTLSLISTIDEAAWDRNGTVMNNPVSIGTFAYGIVGHELHHMKVISDKYL, from the coding sequence GTGCGTCCACGACCATTATCTATTGAAAATCCAGAGTATGATAGGTATGTTAGTCTTGTGCCAGATGGAGATATTGAAGAAATACTTAGTAAGCAACGAACTAAGACCATTACCCTCTTGAGCAGCATATCAGAGGAGTCAGCAAGGAAGGCGTACGCACCAGGGAAATGGACTTTAAAAGAAGTGATTGGGCATATGGCCGACTCGGAACGTGTGATGTCGTATCGAATGCTTGCCATTGCACGAAATGAAAGTGCACCACTCCCAGCAATGGATCAGGATCAATACGTTTCTGCGGCAAACTTCAACAAATTATCCTGGGAGCAGCTACTAGCTGGTTTAGACACGGTACGCTCCAACACGTTAAGTCTTATTTCAACCATTGATGAGGCAGCGTGGGATCGTAATGGAACTGTAATGAACAACCCAGTTTCGATAGGTACCTTTGCATATGGCATTGTCGGGCACGAGTTACACCATATGAAAGTGATTAGTGATAAATACTTATAA
- a CDS encoding GNAT family N-acetyltransferase, whose product MNPLLSDIPLQLETERLILRAPLQTGDEEIVHQAIRDSFCELKAWLSLFQELPTVEETEILLKNAHINFLKRESFRYLIFDKGGGKDFIGTTSLHGIDWDIPKCETGYWINTKYSGNGYMTEAVKELANFGLNHLAFKRIEIRCESRNFKSQFIPEKLGFEFEGTLRNEALSADGSKLTDTCIYSKVN is encoded by the coding sequence ATGAATCCTTTGTTATCAGATATTCCTTTACAATTAGAAACAGAAAGGTTAATCCTTCGAGCACCACTTCAAACTGGAGACGAAGAAATTGTACACCAAGCAATTAGGGATTCCTTTTGTGAATTAAAAGCGTGGTTGTCACTTTTCCAAGAACTTCCTACTGTTGAAGAAACAGAGATTTTGTTAAAGAATGCTCATATAAATTTTTTAAAAAGAGAAAGTTTTCGCTATCTTATCTTTGATAAAGGTGGCGGCAAGGACTTTATTGGAACTACGAGCCTTCATGGTATTGACTGGGACATTCCAAAATGTGAAACGGGATACTGGATTAATACAAAATATAGCGGTAATGGATATATGACAGAAGCAGTAAAGGAGTTAGCTAACTTCGGATTAAATCACCTCGCATTTAAGAGAATTGAAATAAGATGTGAATCAAGAAACTTTAAAAGTCAATTTATACCGGAAAAGCTTGGCTTTGAATTTGAAGGTACTTTAAGGAATGAGGCTCTATCCGCAGATGGCAGCAAGCTGACTGACACTTGTATTTATTCCAAAGTAAATTAA
- a CDS encoding MazG-like family protein — MDVTEFQQWIKEYYEARGWSELDIFIRIGFLAEETGEVARAIRSLEIGRGRPDERDESYVKNKQELTEELGDVLGNLVIIANKYNIPLEDVFQAHKEKLSKRYNV; from the coding sequence ATGGATGTTACCGAATTTCAACAATGGATTAAAGAATATTATGAAGCCAGAGGGTGGTCTGAGTTAGATATTTTTATACGGATTGGCTTTTTAGCTGAGGAAACAGGAGAGGTAGCTAGGGCCATAAGATCCCTTGAGATAGGGAGAGGTCGTCCAGACGAAAGGGATGAGTCTTATGTAAAAAATAAACAAGAGTTAACGGAAGAATTAGGGGATGTATTAGGAAATCTAGTCATTATTGCGAATAAATATAATATTCCCTTAGAAGACGTGTTCCAAGCACATAAAGAAAAACTTTCAAAACGATATAACGTTTAA